In Nicotiana tabacum cultivar K326 chromosome 17, ASM71507v2, whole genome shotgun sequence, one DNA window encodes the following:
- the LOC142171677 gene encoding uncharacterized protein LOC142171677: protein MAIGEETNTTPIRPTTRTSHDTVVPIRGNVFPTIDHNHPIYLQPIDTPGSSLISLQLTGSENYDIWSRSIKIGLLDKSKLGFVDGRFPKFMVEPELHDQWGKVNVVVLSWIVNAVRPRLLSSVVYDSNAYKVWEDLKERFDKVNGARVKYLHKEIHSPTQGTMTVTDYFSKLRDL from the coding sequence ATGGCAATTGGCGAGGAAACCAATACCACACCAATCAGACCTACCACAAGAACCTCTCACGATACAGTTGTTCCCATTCGTGGCAATGTCTTCCCTACAATTGATCATAACCATCCTATATACCTACAACCAATTGACACTCCAGGTAGCTCCTTAATCTCTCTTCAGTTAACTGGATCTGAGAACTATGACATTTGGAGTAGATCTATCAAAATTGGATTGTTAGATAAGAGCAAACTAGGTTTTGTTGATGGTAGATTCCCTAAGTTTATGGTTGAGCCGGAATTACATGATCAATGGGGAAAGGTAAATGTTGTAGTGTTGTCCTGGATCGTGAATGCCGTAAGACCAAGATTGTTAAGCAGTGTAGTGTATGATTCAAATGCATACAAAGTATGGGAGGACTTGAAAGAAAGATTTGATAAAGTGAATGGTGCTAGGGTGAAATACCTGCATAAAGAGATTCACTCTCCTACTCAAGGCACAATGACTGTTACAGACTACTTCTCTAAACTCAGAGACCTTTAG